From the genome of Candidatus Sulfotelmatobacter sp.:
GACTGGTCCTGCTGAATGTTGGTGATCATGTCGCGCGCGATCACGGCGCCCTGCGGGATGCGCCCGGCCGTGACGTGGTTCTGCAGGATGCTGTTGGGGCCGCCGGCGCCGGTCGCCGAGGCGTAGAAACCGCCGACCGAGAGCGGGCCCTGGGCGGTCGCGTAGACCAGGTTGTTGGCCGCCTTGAGCTCGGTCAGCACGAGGGTGCCGCCCTGCAAGCTGGTGGCGTCGCCGAGCGTCGAGACGGTGACGTCGACGTTGTCGCCCGAGTGCGCGAACGGCGGCAGGTTGGCGGTGACGATGACCGCCGCGACGTCGCGCGTGCGCACGTTCTGCGAGCTGGTCGAGAGCCCGAAGGCCTGCAAGATGTTCTGAATCGTCTGCGAGGTGAAGACGACCGACGTCGAGTCACCGGTCTGGTTGAGGCCGGTCACGATCCCGTAGCCGACCAATTGGTTCGTGGTCACGCCCTGCACGCGCGCCACGTCCTTGAGCAGCACGCGCTGCGCCGACGCGTGCAGCGGCAGCGCGCTCAGCGTGAGCAGCAGGGCCAGGGCGGCGGTCAGCGTCTTCTTCATCTTCATCATCATCTTGCGTCAGAACAGGAAGTTGACGATCTTTTGCAAGATCCCCTGAGTCTTCTTGTCGGCGTCGCCCTTGAACTCGGCCTGGACGTTCGCGACGTTGCTCGAGGCGATCGTATCGGTGTTGTCGATGTCTTGCGGGCGGATGACGCCGGTGATGTGCAGCACTTGCTTCTGGCCGTTGATCAGCAGGTTCTGATCGCCGGCGATCTTCAGCGCTCCCGACGGTAGCACGTCGGTGACTTGCGCCTCCATCGTGCTGGTGAAGGTGCTCGAGCCGACCTGCGCGCGCGCTTCGGACGACTGCCGCGTCGCGCCCAAGCCGATCCCGTCCTTGAGCAGGAAGATGTTGGCCAAGCCCTGGCCCGGCGTCGCGCTGAGCGAGTAGCTGTTGTTGACGCTCTGCTGCATCGACTGCGAGTTCGCTTGCGAGAAGTTGAACACGACCGTCACCAGGTCGCCGACTTGCCCGGCACGGAAGTCCGGCCCCAGGCGCAGCGGGTGCCCCGGGCCGACCGGCGGCGGTGCGGCCTGATACAGCGTGTCGGCGAACGCCGGCGCGCCGAGCGCGGCGAAGGCCAACACGGCGAGCGTAACGCGAGAGAGGGCGCGATGCATGGCTATTCGCCTCCTGGGAGCGTGAGCTCGACGCGATTGGGGCCGGTCACGATGCCGGCGACCGCGCGTTGCGTCTGCGGGTTCACCACCGTGACCGTGTCGCCGATCGCGCCGCCGGTGCGGGCGATGACGTCGGCCATCAGCGAGACGGGGCCGTCGTGGATGACCAGGATCGCCGCCTGACCGGGCCGCACGAGCGTCTGCGGCGAGGTCTCCTCGACGTACAGCGGCAGCCCTTTGGAGAGGGCCAAGTTCATGCGGCGGCCCAGCAGCGCGTCGCGCTCGACCGCGGGCCGGCCGCTGGCCGGCACGCGCGCCAGCACGACGTCGTCCGGGCCGAGCACGGTGCCCGGCGTCAGATCGTGCGCCGCGACGGCGGTCTCGACGTAGGTCACGACGTGGTACCCGACCACGACGGTCCGGACCACCGCGCCGTCGACCACGATCGCGACCGGCACGCCGACGTAGGTCGGGTTGACGTACGGCGATCCGCCCGGCTCGATCGTGACCGCGCCGCTGGGCACGCGCTGGTCGGCGATCTGGAAGGCCGGGTTCAACGAGCGCTCGGGGCCGTCGCTCAAGCCGTGCGCGATGCGATCGGCGAGCGAGGCGATGCGGGCGCCGGCGACGATCTGCGTCGTCGCCGTGACCGTCACCGACGCGCGCACGCCCGCCGCCGGCACGCAAAGCGCGGCGGCGAGGGCGAGGGCGGCGGCAAGGGCGCGAGCCCGCGGAGCGATCATCAGGACGTCTTCATCTGGACCGCGGTCTGCAGCATCGAGTCCGCCGTCGTGACCGACTTGGAGTTCGCTTCGTACGCGCGCTGCGCGGTGATCAGGTTGACCATCTCGGTGACCACCGAGACGTTGCTCTGCTCGAGGTAGCCGCCCTGAAGGGTGCCGGCGCCGTTGAGACCCGGCTGCGAGATCGTCGGCGCGCCCGAGGCGCCGGTCTGCAGGTACAGGTTCTGGCCCTGCGGCGCGAGGCCGGCCGGGTTGATGAAGCGCACCAGCTGGATCTGGCCGAGCGTCTGCGGGAGCTGCTGACCGGGAACCTGCGCGGTCACGGTGCCGTCCGAACCGACCTGCACCTGCGTCGCCGTCGCCGGGATGGTGATCTGCGGGTTGAGGAAATAGCCGTCGGCGGTGGTGATCTGACCGTTCGAGTCGACCTTGAACGAGCCGTCGCGCGTGTACGCCGTCGTCCCGTCGGGGAGCGTGACCTGGAAGAACCCGTTCCCCTCGATCGCGATGTCGAGCGGATTGTCGGTCTCTTGCAGCGTCCCTTGCTGGAACATCTTCTCCGACGAACCGACCTTCACGCCCAGACCGACGTCTTGGCCGACCGGCACGATCGACGGGCCGACCGGCGTCCCCGGCGCGCGCAAGTTCTGATAGATCAGATCTTGGAACTTGGCCAGGTTCGCCTGGAAGCCCGTCGTGTTGACGTTGGCGATGTTGTTGGAGATCGTGTCGACGTTGTACTGCTGGGCCATCATGCCCGTGGCGGCCGTCGAGAGCGCTCGCATCATGATCGGGTTGCTCCTACACTACGTCGGGGTGCTGCGGCCGATCGACTGGATCGCCTGGCCGGTGGTGGTGTCCTGCGCTTGGATCATCTGGATGTTCATGTCGAACCAGCGCTCGTTGCTGATGAGCCCGACCATCGAGCTCACCACGTTGGCGTTGCTGGTCTCGACCGAGCCCTGCAGCGCCGTGGTGCGTGTCGCCGCGGCGGGCTGCGCGTTGCCGGTGTCGATGAAGCGCGAGTCGCCCTGCGGGCGCAGCGCGTTCGTGTTCGCGAACTCGACCAGCTGCAGCTGG
Proteins encoded in this window:
- a CDS encoding flagellar basal body P-ring protein FlgI; the encoded protein is MKKTLTAALALLLTLSALPLHASAQRVLLKDVARVQGVTTNQLVGYGIVTGLNQTGDSTSVVFTSQTIQNILQAFGLSTSSQNVRTRDVAAVIVTANLPPFAHSGDNVDVTVSTLGDATSLQGGTLVLTELKAANNLVYATAQGPLSVGGFYASATGAGGPNSILQNHVTAGRIPQGAVIARDMITNIQQDQSGFSYVLTTPDYLTAARVAQILNTKFGPGTAHANDAETIRVNLPARYAGDDVDFLAQAGELPLDADELAKVVVNERTGTVVMGGDVTLAPCAIAHGNLSITIATNNTVVPAAPFSRTQPPVQTNTTVTASQTGTRKLIYVSGAPTLMQVVRALNTIGVSPRDLISIVQALRDAGSLQADVEII
- the flgG gene encoding flagellar basal-body rod protein FlgG codes for the protein MMRALSTAATGMMAQQYNVDTISNNIANVNTTGFQANLAKFQDLIYQNLRAPGTPVGPSIVPVGQDVGLGVKVGSSEKMFQQGTLQETDNPLDIAIEGNGFFQVTLPDGTTAYTRDGSFKVDSNGQITTADGYFLNPQITIPATATQVQVGSDGTVTAQVPGQQLPQTLGQIQLVRFINPAGLAPQGQNLYLQTGASGAPTISQPGLNGAGTLQGGYLEQSNVSVVTEMVNLITAQRAYEANSKSVTTADSMLQTAVQMKTS
- a CDS encoding flagellar basal body L-ring protein FlgH — protein: MHRALSRVTLAVLAFAALGAPAFADTLYQAAPPPVGPGHPLRLGPDFRAGQVGDLVTVVFNFSQANSQSMQQSVNNSYSLSATPGQGLANIFLLKDGIGLGATRQSSEARAQVGSSTFTSTMEAQVTDVLPSGALKIAGDQNLLINGQKQVLHITGVIRPQDIDNTDTIASSNVANVQAEFKGDADKKTQGILQKIVNFLF
- the flgA gene encoding flagellar basal body P-ring formation chaperone FlgA, with protein sequence MIAPRARALAAALALAAALCVPAAGVRASVTVTATTQIVAGARIASLADRIAHGLSDGPERSLNPAFQIADQRVPSGAVTIEPGGSPYVNPTYVGVPVAIVVDGAVVRTVVVGYHVVTYVETAVAAHDLTPGTVLGPDDVVLARVPASGRPAVERDALLGRRMNLALSKGLPLYVEETSPQTLVRPGQAAILVIHDGPVSLMADVIARTGGAIGDTVTVVNPQTQRAVAGIVTGPNRVELTLPGGE